The DNA segment AGGAAGCAGCGCGTCGTATTCATCGACGGTATTTGCAAGTGGCAGCCGTTGAAACAGCCAGGTGAGGTAACGATAGGGATCAATGCGGTGGGCGCGACAGGTCTCCACGATTGAGTAGATGTTAGCGCTGGCGTTGGCGCCCGCAACGGTGTCTGCAAAGAGCCAGGAGCGGCGTCCTACACAGAATGGGCGAATCGAGTTTTCACAAGCATTATTCGAGATGGGCCAGCTGCCATTCTCGGTGTATCGAATTAGTTTCGGCCACTGTCCGCGCAGGTAAGTTAGCGCTTTGCCGAGGAGGCTATTTGGCACGACGCCGGGAGATTGCTCGGTCAACAGCTTATGAATCACATCGAGCACGCGCCTACAATACCGTTGTCGCAATCGCTGTCGTCGATCGACAGCCCATTGCGCGCTGCGTGTCTCGACGGCGAATAACTTTCCGATGAGCTTGATGAAACGCGTGGCCAGCAGATCGGGCGAGCGCGCTGCTTTAGGCACATTTTCCTCTGCCTTGATGAAGTATCGTCTCGCGTGAACCCAGCATCCAAGATGAACAAGCTGGTATCGCTCGGCGAGGCTGTTATAGGGTTCATAGCCGTCCGTCATCAGAACCGCACCTTTACGAATGCCCGTGAACAGTTTGTCAGCCAGGTGCGCACCGCGACCGGGCGTGTAGGTGAAGCAGCGGATCGGATTTCCTGAATCCGTCATCTGCGACCAGAGATAGCTCTTCGTCTGAGGCTTACGCCCCTTCTCCTTCAAGACCTGGAATGTCGTCTCGTCGCAGTAGACCAGCTCCGCATCGAGCAATGCATCGCGCATCAGGTTAATCACAGGCTGTATTGCCAGACCGACGCGAACCATGCTCGCGGCGATCGTGTTGGACGAGATGTCGCCGCCAAAGCGCCGCAGCAAACCAGCCTGACGATAAAGTGGCATTCCGAACTGGTACTTGCCCGTGGCGATCCACGCAAGCGCCGATTCGGTAAGCAGTCCGCGAGGGATGATGCGCGCGGGCGCCGGCGTGACCTTGATGCCGAGATCGCAGCATGGGCACGCATACTTGACGCGCTGATGCTGGATCACACGAAGCTGCTCTGGAATCACATCGAGCTGCTCGCTGATCTCGACCCCGATTTCCACGAGCGCGTGACCGTCGTTCGTGCAGAAGCGGTCGGCCTCGGGGAGATCATGTCGCACAACCTCGCGCGGCAGATTCGGATCGAGCGGTTTGCGATGACCACGCCGCTTGCGCTGATGCGTACCAGCTGTCGTCTCTGGAGTGTCTTCCAAGGCGGCCGTGCTGTTCGCACTGAGCGCTTCGGCTTCGTTGAACAGACCCAGTTGATCGGAACCCCGCGCTTCGCTCTTCGCGCCGAACAGTTCACGACGGTAAGCACGAAGCCGCTCCTCGGCAAGATCGCGTTCCGCTGTCACGAGCCGCAACGCGCCACGTAGCGTTTCCTGTTCTTCGCGCAGTGCGCGAGCGGCCTCGCGCTCAGCGAGCAGCTCTTTCAATTCGTCGGCGGTGATCGTGACCTCGATCGGCATACTGCTTGGACTAATATGCCAAGGGCGCGTTCAGCTAACGCGGAGATATTCTCGCTTTGTATGTCGCCGGATCGTCGTAATGTCATCGCCGTCGAGCAGCGCATGCAGGACGTCGCTTGTCATCGTCACGACCTCGGCCTTGTTGTCCGGCCAGATGAAGTGGCTCGTCTCCAATCGTTTGATCATTAGCCAGAAACCGCTGCCATCCCAGAAGAGAATCTTGATGCGGTCACGACGCCGATTCCCGAAGATGTAAAGAGAGGAGTCCATCGGGTTCAATTGCATGGACTGCTCAACGAGGATTGACAGGCTGTTCATACCGTAGCGGAAATCGACAGGATCCCGGTGCAAGTAAACCTTCAGCTTTTCGTCGAACCTGAACACGGCAACCTCCCCAGGATCTGCACTACGGTCGTCAGTTCGTCGATGGTCGCGATCGAGCTGCCCAGCTCAAGTTCGACGCCGTTCGATAGACGCACATGCAGCGCCAGAGACATCGTCATCGGGGGTGGCGCAGCCGATGGTGGCGTCGCCGCATGGGCGACCGCAACAAATGGCGCAGCGTGATCGTTGTACGACATCGTTAGCGCGGCAGGCACCGCAATGTCGATCATCACTTCGTCCGATACCTCGGAGACTTTAGCAACCGATTCTGTGGCGGCTTGCCGCTGCCGATACTGCGTAACCCAGGTGCGCAACAGATTCGGGTTGATATCATGTTCCATGGCTGTTCGGGCAATCGATACGCCTCGCTTCAGACACAGACGGATAAGTTCATCCCGCGCTTCGTCATCGTATTCGCGTCGGCCATCGCGCTTTTGGCCAATCACTAAACGGCTTCGCAAGTCATTTTCTTCTGTCATCGGTGCAAATCCTCTAAGTGTCCACGTGGACACCTAGCATCAGAGTGCAACGATTTCTACACAAGGACGCTACTGATGGATCGCATACCGCTGAAACGCAACCATGGCTACACCGCCAGCTTCTCGGCGATGCGCCGTATCCTGCTGGGCCTGAGGGCCGAACGCGGCGTGCCGGCCACAACGATCCTTGAGTTTGCGCCAGCGGGGGCCGCACAGGTTGACTTCGGCGCCGGGCCGGTACTACGTAAGCGGTCGGTGAAGGACACACCTCGGACTGGAATAGATTATGCCGAGGCATCCCTTTCGGGTTTGCCGAGGTTCCAAGGCAACAAGGCCTCGTAGTCGTCGGCGGTCTTGGCATAGGGCAGCGCCGTAAATAGGTCGACCAGATATCGATAAGCGTCGACACGATTTGCGACACACGTTTGGACAAGCGAGTACAGGTTCGCGCTCGCTTTAGCCCCACCCACAGAGTCAGCGAATAACCATGCTCGGCGTCCGACTACAAATGGACGAATCGAATTCTCAGCTGGATTGTTATCAATGGGCCACGCTTCGTTTTCCACATAGCGAATCAGTTTTGGCCACTGACCGGCAAGATACCTCAGGGCTTCGCCTAATTTTCCGCTCGGCGCAGTCGTATCGAGATGGTGGTCAAGGAGTCTCTTGATTTCCGTGAGCACTGCACGACTGTAGCGCCGACGTAAGCGCGCTCGCCAGTTGGACTTCTTATGCGCGTGCGACTCCGCCGCATAGAGCTTGGCAATGAGATGGATGAATTGCGTGGACGGCTGATGTACACCACGCGCCTCTTTGGGTAACCCGTCTTCCGCTTTCACGAAGTAACGCCTCGCGTGAACCCAGCAACCTAAATGCACGGCGCCATGGGTTTGCGCGATCGCGTTGTATGGTTCGTACCCGTCGCTCATCAGCACGGCGCCGTGGCGCATGCCTGCCCATAGGTTTGACCCGTGTTGCGTGCCACGCCCGGGTGCATATCCGAAGAGCCGCACGGGTCGCCCGCTGCCGTTGATTTGGCACCACATATAGCTCTTGGTTTGCGCCGCTCGCCCAGGCTCCTTGAGCACTTGCACGGTGGTCTCGTCAGCGAACACAATCTCGCTGTCGAGTAAGGGAACCCGCAATAAATTGATGATGGGCTGCACCGCCTCGCCCAGGCGCACGACACTGGCCGCAAGCGTATTGCGCGAGATGTCACCGCCAAAGCGTTTGAGCAGCGCCGCAATGCGGTACAGCGGCAACCCATCCATGAATTTCGACACCACGAACCAGGCCAGCGCCGCTTCGGTGAACAAACCCTTCGAGATGATGCGCAAACGCGCCGGCGTAACCAAGATTCCCTGGTCACACTCTGCGCACGCGTACTTCACGCGCTCGTGACGAATCACCCGTACTTGCTGTGGAACGATGTCAAGCTGCTCGCTGACTTCGACGCCGATCTCGATCAACGTCGTGCCGTCGTTTGGGCAGGTACGTTCTGATTCGGGCAATTCGTAGCGAATCACTTCACGCGGCAGAGCAGGATCGAGCGGCTTTCGACCGGGCTTCTTACGTTTATGACCCGCGACCTCAGTTTCAGCTTCGTCAGACTGTGCCGGCGCCGTCGCTGCGGTGGGGGCAAGCGCTTCGGCTTCGTTCAGAAACAGGTCCCGCTGCTCAGCACTACGTGCTTCGCTCTTGGCGCCGAACAACTGGCGCTGGAACGCTTTGAGTTGTTCCTTGAGAAGGTCGCGTTCGACCTTGGTCACCCGTAGTTCGCCGCGCAACGCTCGGCTATCGGCAAGCGCCGCATCACGCTCAGCGATGAGCGCGGCGAGCTCTTCGGCGGTGATCGAGTGGGGTTTGTGAATGTCGCGGGCCATGGCGTAACAATAGCCAATCGCGAGCCTCCGTAGGTTTACGGGAATTTCTAAACATCTGACCGGCGTCTCGTGGATGGGACAGACAATGAACGAGATGCACCGGTCGTGCGCGTGAGCGCGGCTAGCTCGCGCGCATGTAGTGACGGGCCGAATGCTTCTTCATGGCCGCCAGGTCGACACCGTCGAGCAGCCAGTGCAACTGTTCCACCGTCAGCTCAAGAACTGCCGCCTCGCGGGGCCATGCAAAGCGGTCTGCCTCTAACCGTTTGATCAATAGCCAGAAGCCCGTTCGGTTCCACAGGATGAGCTTTACACGGTCGCGCCGCTTGTTGGTAAAGGCATAAACGGCGGGCGCGAACGGGTCGAGTTTCAATGCTTGCTCGACCAATGCAACCAACCCGTTAATCCCTTTACGACCGTCGATGGCGTCGCGGTGAAGGAAGACCTTCAAGTCTTCGTCGAATCGAAACATGGCAAGGTACTCAGCGTGGTTAGTAGTGACAGCAACTGATCGTCTCGGGCATCATCGAATTCAACCTTGATGCCGTTGGGAAATCGAACCTCCAAGCGAGGTGCAGTCTCCTTTGGCTGGGCCTGAGTTGGAATCACGGGTATGAAAGCCGCTGCCGCCGGGTTCAAGGGCTTAGCCACCGGCACGATCCCGGTGCTCGCCTGCCGTTTTTTATCAGCCGTAACCCACGTACGCAACAAGTTTGCGTTTAATCCGTGGTCCAGCGCGAGACGTGCGACGGACACGCCCGGCACCTTGCAGGCCTCGATCAGTTCTCGCTTGGCTTTCGGGTCGTACACGCATCGACCGTCCTGCTTGCGGCCTACAATAAGCCGCGCTTTCAACTCTGAGGTGATGTCAGTCATAGATGTCCACGTTGATTTACGTGGACATATGGTCGCCACTGTGAGGCGCTTCCGCTAGACGCTGACAACGGACCGCTTACGGTACTACCACATGAATTGGGCGCGCAGATCAAGACGTGGTTCTACGCATGACCTGAACGGATTACGCTCGAGAACGGCTTGCGCTTTCGCTGTGAGGCTTATTAAGCCTTCACGCATGTCGGTGAAGCCCGCGGCCAGCCACACACGCGTGCCAGTAGGTGGTCCCATCACCATTGAGCACCACGCATTGAAAAGTCGCGTTAGCCGTTCGCTGGAAACACGTTGTTCCAAGCTGTGATAATCGCAAGTCAGCCGTTGCGGGCTATGCGGCGACACCGGTCGTCATTGTGGGCTTGCCGGCATCACAGCGGGCTACCAGTGCAGAATCATCCTGCGTGCCGCGACCGTCGGCACAAGCGGCACGGCCGACTGCTTACCTGCCCAACGGGGTGGATCTTGAACTCGAGTGTTCAGCAGACGGCGCTGCAATAGTAAGTTCGGTGATCGTTGCGTTGGGAGTACATTGACGTTTCGCTTCGAAGCGGACCTCGCTGTCTTCTGCATCGCAAACCGGTCGACTTTTGTGCTTATGCCACGCTCGGGGCTATCCAAAGTCCGTGGGACACAACCACACATACTGCTGTGGACGTTGCAAGCTACTCAGCTTACATAAGTGCCCGAGCGCCTTCGCTTGTGCAGCATCGGTTGTAACTTGCCTGGCGCCTTGTGGCGACCAGGACTTAGCACGGAAGCAGCTACTGGGGACTAGACTGGCTCTGTTGCTGCGGCGCCTGAGTCTGCTGCTGGGCTTGCGCCTTGGCTTGCGCATCTTCTTTTGCTTTTTTGCTAGCCATGTGGTGGCCCACTATACAGCCACCGGCTGCGCCGAGCACCGCATGACCGCTGCCGACAAAGTGGCCCCCCACACCCCCGACGGCCGCGCCTTTAAGGCAACCCGCGGCATTGGCTTGGGCAACTCCTAAGCATGTCAGGAGTGAAAAAATCAAGACCTTCGTAACGCGCATAACACCTCCGGATGTTTGGAAAAATCACATGGGGCCGACTTTTACAAACGCAAGTGGTGTCGTCCGCGTGAAGCCATAAAAATTTCGGCGAAAGCGGCTCAGCTATTTGCGCCCTCGCACCTTTAGAACAAATCGATGGGCTGATAAATAGCTCACGAAATTTGGTTGCGAGGTCCAGGAGGAAACATCGGTGAGGCGACGTTTGACAGTAGCCATCGAATTTTCGCTTCGCCGGTCGTTGCATGACCGGCGTCAGCGTCAGCCATTTGCGAACGTCAGAACATTGCAAATTTGCGTTAAGCACACCATCGTGGCGATCGAGACCTTTACATGGCGTTGCGCAACCACCTGTCGCCAGCAATCGTGCGCCGATACCACCAAAACAGCGGCGCCATTGGCAATATCACCGGTGGATGCAAAGGCCAATTATTGTTGGCGCCGGCGAAATTTAAGATGGGACCTATACCGTATGTAAAATGGCAATTAAGGCGAAAAAATGGGTAACGAAGGTAGCCTTTTGAGTGGATCCGCGCGGAAGGTCGTTGCATGCTCCGCGGAGTTTATGTTGCATTTGGATACCGGAAATATGGCGCACGCGCGCCCCGTACTGCGGCCGGAAGCCGCAATGGAGTTTTGATAATGAGAAAATTCGGACGTCTTCTGGCAATTGTATCGGTCTTGGGTGCTTTTCTTACCTTGACAGGCTGTAATACGATCGCAGGCGTTGGGGATGATATATCCGGCTCGGCACGTGCAGTTCAGCACTCGCTATAGCCCTGAGTCTGCATGAGTAGCTACCGTACGGAAATCGATCTTAGAGAAAGAGAGGAACGGCTTCGAACTACAAAGAATTGTTGGCTCGGGCGTTAGAGCTCGATTACCAGATAGCCGCGGCCCTTGACGTGGCTGCGGCATCAGCACTTACCGAGATCGAAGCAAAAATTGCCGGGGCCGATTCAAGGTGGATGGTTTGTTTTCGACAAATAAAACACGGAAGGGACGCGTTGACAGTGGCCCTTCCTATCATGACCCAGATTCGGGTGCGTTCTGGAGTGGCCTGGGACGAGAACCCCATCGCATCACAGGCAAGGATCGGGCGTCCTTCGTCGTTACTGAAGACCAGTAGCCGATCTTTGATCTCAACTTTTGAATCGTCTTGGTTGGTCTGGCTCTCGGTCGTCTTACGAATCGCACGAGAGAGTCAAGCCGCCTAATTCGTTTTATCGCCGAGCGCGGCATAAGGGTCGCGATTAGCGCAAGGGATTGGCGCTCCCACTCGCACAGTCGCTTCCTTTCCAACAATAATAAAGCCGGCGAAAGCCAATGCTGTGGCCCGTTCATCTATGCACGTCTGGGACACATTGAACATGACCCGCCAATATCTGTCGACATCAAAAGCTCCGAAACACTCGCGTCGGGAGAAAGGAGTCAGACCAGGTTTCGTCAGCCGGATGACCCACGGGCGATCGCGACGAAGTTATTTGTTTTAACGTCGCTATCGTCTGAACGTGAAGCCAATGCGAGGCGAATCGATACGTTTGGCGGAAGCACATCGGCGTATGCAATACCATCAATTCGGATCTGACAAACAGACGAAGGTACTAATGAGACCCCGAATCCTGCCGCAACGAGGTTTACTACGGATGACAATTGTGGGGCCTGCTGCCCCTCGCGCGGAACAAACCCTGCGTTACGACACGCGTCCAAGATGACATCATGCAGTGTCGGACTAACTACCCGCGGGAGTAAAACAAATGGCTCTTGCGAAAGGTCCGAGAGCGCCACCCGCCGTTTTTTAGCTAGTGGATGTGTGCTCGGAATAACTACCCTCATAGCTTCGGTAGCAATATGATCTAACTGAACGCCGGTTGGTGACTCGCCTCCCAAACGGACGAAAGCAACATCGACGCTGCCGTCGTGCAGAAGGTCAAGAAGCTGGGCGG comes from the Burkholderia sp. PAMC 26561 genome and includes:
- the tnpC gene encoding IS66 family transposase; amino-acid sequence: MPIEVTITADELKELLAEREAARALREEQETLRGALRLVTAERDLAEERLRAYRRELFGAKSEARGSDQLGLFNEAEALSANSTAALEDTPETTAGTHQRKRRGHRKPLDPNLPREVVRHDLPEADRFCTNDGHALVEIGVEISEQLDVIPEQLRVIQHQRVKYACPCCDLGIKVTPAPARIIPRGLLTESALAWIATGKYQFGMPLYRQAGLLRRFGGDISSNTIAASMVRVGLAIQPVINLMRDALLDAELVYCDETTFQVLKEKGRKPQTKSYLWSQMTDSGNPIRCFTYTPGRGAHLADKLFTGIRKGAVLMTDGYEPYNSLAERYQLVHLGCWVHARRYFIKAEENVPKAARSPDLLATRFIKLIGKLFAVETRSAQWAVDRRQRLRQRYCRRVLDVIHKLLTEQSPGVVPNSLLGKALTYLRGQWPKLIRYTENGSWPISNNACENSIRPFCVGRRSWLFADTVAGANASANIYSIVETCRAHRIDPYRYLTWLFQRLPLANTVDEYDALLPWKMPADIP
- the tnpB gene encoding IS66 family insertion sequence element accessory protein TnpB (TnpB, as the term is used for proteins encoded by IS66 family insertion elements, is considered an accessory protein, since TnpC, encoded by a neighboring gene, is a DDE family transposase.); the protein is MFRFDEDLKVFLHRDAIDGRKGINGLVALVEQALKLDPFAPAVYAFTNKRRDRVKLILWNRTGFWLLIKRLEADRFAWPREAAVLELTVEQLHWLLDGVDLAAMKKHSARHYMRAS
- the tnpC gene encoding IS66 family transposase; its protein translation is MARDIHKPHSITAEELAALIAERDAALADSRALRGELRVTKVERDLLKEQLKAFQRQLFGAKSEARSAEQRDLFLNEAEALAPTAATAPAQSDEAETEVAGHKRKKPGRKPLDPALPREVIRYELPESERTCPNDGTTLIEIGVEVSEQLDIVPQQVRVIRHERVKYACAECDQGILVTPARLRIISKGLFTEAALAWFVVSKFMDGLPLYRIAALLKRFGGDISRNTLAASVVRLGEAVQPIINLLRVPLLDSEIVFADETTVQVLKEPGRAAQTKSYMWCQINGSGRPVRLFGYAPGRGTQHGSNLWAGMRHGAVLMSDGYEPYNAIAQTHGAVHLGCWVHARRYFVKAEDGLPKEARGVHQPSTQFIHLIAKLYAAESHAHKKSNWRARLRRRYSRAVLTEIKRLLDHHLDTTAPSGKLGEALRYLAGQWPKLIRYVENEAWPIDNNPAENSIRPFVVGRRAWLFADSVGGAKASANLYSLVQTCVANRVDAYRYLVDLFTALPYAKTADDYEALLPWNLGKPERDASA
- a CDS encoding LysR family transcriptional regulator, which produces MELRHIRYFLAVAEESNVTRAAERLGIGQPPLSTQIHALEKEIGTRLFRRTGHGVVLTDAGNAFATDAKRLLQDARHAVEKAQSAARGELGQLNIGFTGSAAFNPVVSKLIQTYRQSFPGVKLTLAEGNTAQLLDLLHDGSVDVAFVRLGGESPTGVQLDHIATEAMRVVIPSTHPLAKKRRVALSDLSQEPFVLLPRVVSPTLHDVILDACRNAGFVPREGQQAPQLSSVVNLVAAGFGVSLVPSSVCQIRIDGIAYADVLPPNVSIRLALASRSDDSDVKTNNFVAIARGSSG
- the tnpB gene encoding IS66 family insertion sequence element accessory protein TnpB (TnpB, as the term is used for proteins encoded by IS66 family insertion elements, is considered an accessory protein, since TnpC, encoded by a neighboring gene, is a DDE family transposase.), which translates into the protein MFRFDEKLKVYLHRDPVDFRYGMNSLSILVEQSMQLNPMDSSLYIFGNRRRDRIKILFWDGSGFWLMIKRLETSHFIWPDNKAEVVTMTSDVLHALLDGDDITTIRRHTKREYLRVS
- a CDS encoding transposase, whose translation is MTEENDLRSRLVIGQKRDGRREYDDEARDELIRLCLKRGVSIARTAMEHDINPNLLRTWVTQYRQRQAATESVAKVSEVSDEVMIDIAVPAALTMSYNDHAAPFVAVAHAATPPSAAPPPMTMSLALHVRLSNGVELELGSSIATIDELTTVVQILGRLPCSGSTKS
- the tnpA gene encoding IS66 family insertion sequence element accessory protein TnpA — its product is MTDITSELKARLIVGRKQDGRCVYDPKAKRELIEACKVPGVSVARLALDHGLNANLLRTWVTADKKRQASTGIVPVAKPLNPAAAAFIPVIPTQAQPKETAPRLEVRFPNGIKVEFDDARDDQLLSLLTTLSTLPCFDSTKT